A genomic stretch from Anaerolinea thermophila UNI-1 includes:
- a CDS encoding VanW family protein, which produces MSTISYPVRRPTPQPRAITLEQVLLAGMLGVVLFVVVLVIFFLGFQIVYAGRIFPGVSVAGIDVSGMTPREAAQEIQRRITYPQTGKLVLKDGERFWIVTPAELGLALDASASARAAFQIGRSGDPFTRLWEQSLTLASGKDVPPVLLLDQRVTFAYLNNLATQIDVPAKDATLQVEGTEVKVTPGQIGRKLDLNASLILVSVQMQTLKDAILNLYVQEEKPAILDASTAAEQARRILSTPLTLTLPATDNSGDGPWTIPPEQLAQMLVIRRAEADGNTRYQVGLNETYLLTYLSDLAPKLRRSPVNARFIFKDDTRQLEVIQNAVIGRELDVSASANFIQEKLAQGEHEIALQINYTNPPVTDEMTGEQLGITELVQATTTYFRGSSAARVQNIKAAASKFHGLLVAPGETFSMAQALGDITLDNGYAEALIIIGGQTIKGVGGGVCQVSTTLFRNAFFAGFPIVERHAHAYRVGYYEQTASGHSDRLAGLDATVFVPLVDFKFVNDTPYWLLMETYINGYSLTWKFYSTKDGRTVEWDTTGPTNVVDPPETVYRENPDLKQGEIKQVEWAAKGADVTVTRRVYKNGALYFSDQFVTHYEPWGEVFEYGPGTELPPKE; this is translated from the coding sequence ATGAGTACAATTTCTTACCCTGTAAGACGCCCCACCCCACAACCTCGCGCAATTACCCTGGAGCAAGTCCTGCTGGCGGGGATGTTGGGTGTTGTCCTGTTCGTGGTGGTTCTGGTCATTTTCTTCCTGGGTTTCCAGATTGTGTATGCCGGCAGAATCTTTCCCGGCGTCAGCGTGGCGGGAATTGATGTCAGCGGGATGACCCCGCGCGAAGCCGCGCAGGAGATCCAGCGGCGCATCACCTACCCACAAACAGGTAAACTGGTCCTTAAAGACGGCGAGCGCTTCTGGATTGTCACCCCTGCCGAACTGGGGCTGGCACTCGATGCTTCGGCAAGCGCTCGCGCAGCTTTTCAGATCGGACGCAGTGGTGATCCGTTCACCCGCCTGTGGGAACAAAGCCTGACCCTGGCAAGCGGCAAGGATGTTCCCCCCGTATTGCTTCTGGATCAGCGGGTGACCTTTGCCTACCTCAACAATCTCGCCACCCAAATTGACGTTCCGGCGAAGGACGCCACGTTGCAGGTGGAAGGTACGGAGGTCAAAGTAACTCCCGGACAAATTGGACGCAAACTGGATCTCAACGCTTCGCTGATTCTGGTAAGCGTGCAGATGCAAACCCTCAAAGATGCCATCCTCAACCTGTATGTGCAGGAAGAAAAACCCGCGATTCTGGATGCCAGCACTGCCGCCGAGCAAGCCCGCCGCATTCTCAGCACCCCGCTGACGCTGACCCTGCCTGCTACCGACAACTCCGGCGATGGCCCATGGACGATTCCCCCCGAACAATTAGCTCAGATGCTGGTCATCCGCCGCGCTGAAGCGGATGGCAATACCCGCTATCAGGTCGGACTCAACGAGACCTACCTGCTGACGTACCTGAGCGATTTAGCCCCCAAACTGCGCCGTTCGCCGGTCAACGCCCGTTTTATTTTCAAAGATGACACCCGCCAGTTGGAAGTCATCCAGAACGCGGTGATTGGTCGAGAACTGGATGTATCTGCCAGTGCCAACTTTATCCAGGAAAAACTGGCGCAAGGCGAGCACGAAATTGCCCTGCAAATCAACTACACCAACCCGCCGGTGACCGATGAGATGACCGGCGAGCAATTGGGCATCACCGAACTGGTGCAAGCCACCACCACTTACTTCCGCGGTTCAAGCGCGGCGCGGGTACAGAACATCAAAGCCGCGGCTTCCAAATTCCACGGTTTGCTGGTGGCTCCGGGCGAGACCTTCTCCATGGCGCAGGCGCTGGGCGACATCACTCTGGATAACGGTTACGCCGAAGCACTCATCATCATTGGTGGGCAAACCATCAAAGGCGTGGGCGGCGGAGTGTGTCAGGTAAGCACGACGCTCTTCCGTAATGCCTTCTTTGCCGGATTTCCCATCGTTGAACGTCATGCGCACGCTTACCGTGTGGGATATTACGAGCAAACCGCGTCCGGTCATTCCGACCGCCTTGCCGGTCTGGATGCCACCGTGTTCGTCCCGCTGGTGGACTTTAAGTTCGTCAACGACACCCCCTACTGGCTGTTGATGGAAACCTACATCAACGGTTACAGTTTGACCTGGAAGTTTTACTCCACCAAAGACGGACGCACGGTGGAGTGGGATACCACCGGTCCCACCAATGTAGTCGATCCACCTGAAACGGTGTACCGTGAGAACCCCGATCTTAAACAGGGCGAAATCAAACAGGTGGAATGGGCGGCAAAAGGCGCGGATGTGACTGTGACCCGCCGGGTGTACAAGAACGGCGCGCTGTACTTCAGCGATCAATTTGTCACCCATTACGAACCCTGGGGCGAGGTCTTCGAGTATGGGCCCGGCACCGAACTGCCCCCAAAGGAGTAA
- a CDS encoding single-stranded DNA-binding protein: MTFHTIIIVGNVGREPEMRYTPAGQPVTSFSVASNRSYTNQQGEKVDETIWFRVSAFGKLAETCNQFLHKGSRVLVEGRLVPDKNGSPRIWTRQDGTAGASYEVTATTVRFLSARGEGGAEAGGDLTIPDVGDMGEDIPF; this comes from the coding sequence ATGACATTCCATACGATCATCATTGTGGGGAATGTAGGGCGCGAGCCTGAAATGCGTTATACCCCTGCCGGGCAGCCGGTAACCAGTTTTTCTGTGGCTTCCAACCGTTCCTACACCAATCAACAGGGCGAAAAGGTGGATGAAACCATCTGGTTTCGCGTTTCTGCTTTTGGCAAATTAGCCGAAACCTGCAACCAGTTCCTTCATAAGGGCAGTAGGGTGCTGGTAGAAGGACGTCTGGTTCCCGATAAAAATGGCTCGCCGCGCATTTGGACACGCCAGGATGGCACGGCTGGGGCATCCTACGAAGTGACGGCGACCACGGTGCGATTCCTCAGCGCTCGTGGAGAAGGTGGGGCGGAAGCCGGTGGCGATCTGACGATTCCCGATGTAGGGGATATGGGAGAGGACATCCCCTTCTAG
- a CDS encoding Glu/Leu/Phe/Val family dehydrogenase, whose protein sequence is MSGMINEFEMAQRQFDHVASLMHLDPQVAEFLRWPMREYHFRIPVRMDDGTIRTFQGFRVQHNDARGPNKGGIRFHPAETIDTVRALAFWMTWKCAVADLPLGGGKGGVVIDPATLSTAEKERLCRGYVDIMWRNLGPRTDVPAPDVGTTPQMMGWMMDEYSKLVGQYTPGVITGKPLGGGGSAGRTEATGYGVIYTVREAMKMLGIDSRGTVAAIQGFGNVAQYAAIGFVEMLGGKVACVSYWDREDRCAYTVSKEGGIDPHFLMSITDQYGTIDKNKAVAAGYKIEDGEAWITKEADVLIPAALSGTINAETVKGVHERVKIVAEGANGPTTPEADELFKARNIFVIPDFLCNAGGVTVSYFESVQNDMNYYWTKEEVLSRLDTKITTAFHGVVEMAQKQGVFMRDAAYMVAIDKVVKAMQLRGWI, encoded by the coding sequence ATGTCAGGAATGATCAACGAGTTTGAAATGGCTCAACGCCAGTTCGATCATGTCGCGAGCCTGATGCATCTGGATCCGCAGGTGGCAGAATTCCTGCGCTGGCCCATGCGTGAGTATCATTTCCGCATCCCGGTGCGCATGGATGATGGCACAATCCGCACCTTCCAGGGTTTCCGTGTGCAGCACAATGATGCCCGCGGTCCCAACAAGGGTGGCATTCGTTTCCATCCTGCCGAGACTATTGATACCGTGCGCGCGCTGGCTTTCTGGATGACCTGGAAATGTGCTGTAGCAGATTTGCCCCTCGGCGGTGGCAAAGGTGGTGTGGTCATTGACCCGGCAACCCTCTCAACGGCTGAAAAGGAACGCCTGTGCCGCGGGTATGTGGACATCATGTGGCGCAATCTCGGTCCCCGCACCGATGTGCCCGCGCCAGATGTGGGTACTACCCCGCAGATGATGGGCTGGATGATGGATGAGTACTCCAAACTGGTCGGACAGTACACCCCCGGCGTGATTACCGGGAAACCCCTGGGCGGCGGCGGATCTGCTGGGCGCACTGAAGCCACCGGTTACGGCGTCATCTACACTGTGCGCGAAGCCATGAAAATGCTGGGAATTGACTCCAGGGGTACGGTTGCCGCCATTCAGGGCTTTGGCAATGTGGCTCAGTACGCCGCGATTGGCTTTGTGGAAATGCTGGGCGGGAAAGTGGCTTGCGTGTCCTACTGGGATCGCGAGGACCGCTGCGCTTACACCGTTTCCAAAGAGGGTGGTATTGACCCGCACTTCCTGATGTCCATCACCGATCAGTACGGCACCATTGATAAGAACAAAGCCGTTGCCGCCGGCTATAAGATTGAAGATGGCGAAGCCTGGATTACCAAAGAAGCCGATGTACTCATTCCCGCGGCACTCTCCGGCACCATCAACGCCGAAACGGTTAAGGGTGTGCACGAGCGCGTGAAGATCGTGGCGGAAGGCGCTAACGGTCCCACTACCCCCGAAGCCGATGAGCTCTTCAAAGCCCGCAACATCTTTGTCATTCCTGATTTCCTGTGCAATGCCGGCGGTGTAACCGTTTCGTACTTCGAGAGTGTCCAGAACGACATGAACTACTACTGGACGAAAGAAGAAGTCCTCAGCCGTCTGGATACCAAGATCACCACAGCCTTCCATGGTGTGGTTGAGATGGCGCAGAAGCAAGGCGTCTTCATGCGCGATGCCGCTTACATGGTGGCGATTGACAAGGTTGTCAAAGCCATGCAACTGCGCGGCTGGATCTAA
- the cas4 gene encoding CRISPR-associated protein Cas4 — MMWIGVGLFLFLLAVLMLIWAQHRLQAVGLPLGRIVSTDTSRWRALEKPLYDPETGLTGKPDYVVKVGGVLVPVEVKSAWAPAEPYDSHVYQLAAYCLLLARTSGKRPPYGFIHYRNRTFAVDFTPALEQALLGVIDEMHAEQRRSTVNRSHEESSRCARCGFRAVCDQRL, encoded by the coding sequence ATGATGTGGATTGGAGTGGGGCTTTTTCTCTTCCTGCTGGCAGTGTTGATGCTCATCTGGGCACAGCATCGACTGCAAGCGGTTGGGTTACCCCTGGGGCGGATTGTCTCCACCGATACTTCCAGATGGCGAGCGTTGGAAAAGCCGCTCTACGACCCGGAAACGGGGTTGACCGGTAAGCCCGATTATGTAGTGAAGGTAGGGGGAGTGCTGGTTCCGGTAGAGGTCAAAAGTGCCTGGGCGCCTGCCGAGCCGTATGATAGCCATGTATATCAGTTAGCCGCGTATTGTTTGCTTCTGGCGCGTACTTCAGGCAAGCGCCCGCCCTATGGGTTCATTCATTACCGCAATCGCACGTTTGCGGTGGATTTTACCCCCGCGCTGGAGCAAGCCCTGCTTGGGGTGATTGACGAGATGCATGCGGAACAGCGCCGTTCAACGGTTAACCGTTCTCATGAGGAATCTTCGCGCTGTGCTCGTTGCGGCTTCCGTGCGGTGTGTGATCAACGGCTGTAG
- a CDS encoding translin family protein has translation MKTLPEIAERIHQALEARTRARDQVLTQARVLTRHAAHAIRAAHREEWSIAAEQLEQARLLVRQLQQDLAPYPELYFAGYTQDAIKEFAEASIACALIQNLSLPTPEELGVEDVTYLNGLAEAAGELRRRCLDILRQGYSQEAERLLSCMDDIYDVLVTMDYPDAVTNGLRRQTDVARSLLERTRGDITLSQREQHLEQVIRDAVKRLESPSHDSPDNPRF, from the coding sequence ATGAAAACCCTCCCTGAAATTGCCGAGCGCATCCATCAGGCGCTGGAGGCGCGCACCCGCGCCCGCGACCAGGTGTTAACGCAAGCCCGCGTCCTTACCCGTCATGCCGCGCATGCCATCCGTGCCGCCCACCGCGAGGAATGGAGTATTGCCGCGGAACAGTTGGAGCAAGCCCGTCTGCTGGTGCGCCAGTTACAGCAAGATTTAGCGCCCTATCCGGAACTTTACTTTGCCGGATACACTCAGGATGCCATCAAAGAATTTGCCGAAGCCAGCATCGCCTGTGCGCTGATTCAAAACCTTTCTCTTCCCACTCCCGAGGAATTAGGGGTGGAGGATGTCACCTATCTTAATGGTCTGGCAGAAGCCGCTGGAGAACTGCGACGCCGTTGCCTGGATATCTTGCGTCAGGGCTATTCGCAGGAAGCCGAGCGCCTGCTTTCCTGCATGGATGATATTTACGATGTTTTGGTAACCATGGACTACCCCGACGCGGTAACCAACGGACTGCGCCGCCAGACCGATGTTGCCCGCAGTCTGCTGGAGCGCACCCGCGGAGATATTACCCTCAGCCAGCGCGAACAGCATCTGGAACAGGTCATCCGAGATGCTGTGAAACGGCTCGAATCCCCCTCTCATGACTCGCCGGACAATCCGCGCTTCTGA
- a CDS encoding winged helix-turn-helix transcriptional regulator, with the protein MTLQPEAERDLIILEHIEQNPDATQATLAAQLGVAVGTINWHLKRLIEKGYIKVRRAERRKLRYIITPEGIALRARLTMDYIQTSFRLYRLVRQRTIEALTQVQEHGIRMVRVVGDGDVAEVCRLTCLERGMQVVEDEHAPALTIQGLKIVLMGDGFDHKEEENHAS; encoded by the coding sequence ATGACCCTTCAGCCAGAAGCCGAGCGCGATCTCATCATTTTAGAACACATTGAGCAAAACCCGGATGCCACACAGGCGACACTGGCGGCTCAACTGGGCGTTGCGGTCGGGACGATCAACTGGCATCTCAAACGCTTGATTGAAAAGGGCTATATCAAAGTGCGCCGCGCCGAGCGGCGCAAATTGCGTTATATCATCACTCCCGAAGGCATTGCCCTGCGCGCCCGCCTGACGATGGATTACATTCAAACCTCTTTCCGCCTCTACCGGCTGGTGCGTCAGCGCACCATCGAAGCCTTGACGCAGGTACAAGAGCACGGTATTCGCATGGTTCGCGTGGTGGGGGATGGGGATGTTGCCGAAGTCTGCCGGTTGACCTGTCTGGAACGGGGGATGCAGGTGGTGGAAGATGAGCACGCGCCAGCGCTCACCATTCAGGGGCTGAAAATTGTGCTGATGGGCGATGGATTTGACCACAAGGAGGAGGAAAACCATGCAAGTTGA
- a CDS encoding ABC transporter permease, with protein MTTVKNHSYPITYLRPASGWMPLDLAALWEYRELIYFLTWRDIRVRYKQALLGIGWAILQPVFHMVLFTVIFGRLAGLKPDAGIPEQLYPIFSFAALLPMQLFQQALQRSSISLVQNANLLTKVYFPRLIIPLSAAGAALVDFFFAMLVLGGLMVAYQVPVTARLLWLIPLTLLAVLAALAIGLWLSALNVQYRDVQHMIPFLIQAWMYASPVAYSIDVIPESGIWRWVYALNPMAGVIQGYRWALLDATPPAGFLWVSVAVVVVLLISGLYYFRAMERTFADTV; from the coding sequence ATGACGACCGTGAAGAATCATTCCTACCCCATCACTTACCTGCGTCCCGCCAGCGGCTGGATGCCGCTCGACCTTGCCGCTTTGTGGGAGTACCGCGAGTTGATTTATTTCCTCACCTGGCGGGATATCCGCGTGCGCTACAAGCAAGCCCTGCTGGGCATCGGTTGGGCGATTCTTCAGCCGGTCTTTCACATGGTGCTGTTTACGGTCATCTTTGGACGGCTTGCCGGGTTGAAGCCTGATGCCGGTATCCCCGAGCAACTGTACCCCATCTTTTCCTTCGCGGCGTTGTTGCCCATGCAGTTGTTCCAGCAAGCCCTTCAGCGTTCCAGCATCAGTCTGGTGCAGAATGCCAACCTGCTCACCAAGGTCTATTTCCCGCGCCTGATTATCCCGCTTTCGGCGGCGGGTGCGGCGCTTGTGGATTTCTTCTTTGCCATGCTGGTACTGGGCGGGCTGATGGTGGCGTATCAGGTGCCGGTGACCGCGCGCCTGCTCTGGCTCATCCCGCTGACCTTGCTGGCAGTGCTGGCGGCGCTGGCAATCGGCTTGTGGCTTTCGGCACTGAATGTTCAGTACCGCGATGTCCAGCATATGATTCCTTTCCTCATTCAGGCGTGGATGTATGCCTCGCCGGTTGCCTACTCCATAGATGTCATCCCGGAGTCGGGTATCTGGCGCTGGGTGTATGCGCTCAATCCCATGGCGGGGGTTATTCAGGGGTACCGCTGGGCATTGCTGGATGCTACTCCACCGGCAGGTTTTTTGTGGGTTTCGGTAGCGGTGGTGGTCGTCTTGCTGATTTCCGGGCTGTATTACTTCCGCGCCATGGAGCGCACTTTTGCGGATACGGTGTAA
- a CDS encoding GDP-L-fucose synthase family protein, with protein sequence MQVESFWHGKRVCVTGGAGFLGQFVQKKLRERGVSQEQIFVPHYPEYDLVKPEDVRRVLDDSRPDVIIHLAAHVGGIGANREHPAEFFYDNLMMGVQLMHEAWKKGVGKFVAIGTVCAYPKFTPVPFKEDDLWNGYPEETNAPYGLAKKMLLVMAQAYRQQYGFNAIFLLPVNLYGPGDNFDLQSSHVIPAMIRKFIEAEEAGKDEVVLWGDGSPTREFLYVEDAAEGIVRATEAYEGSDPVNLGSGYEIRIRDLAELIARLTGYSGKIVWDTTKPNGQPRRALDTTRAEKYFGFRARTNFEEGLQKTIEWYRQNRHKIA encoded by the coding sequence ATGCAAGTTGAGTCTTTCTGGCACGGAAAACGGGTGTGCGTCACCGGCGGGGCGGGGTTTCTGGGACAGTTCGTGCAGAAAAAACTGCGCGAGCGCGGCGTTTCTCAGGAGCAGATTTTCGTTCCTCACTATCCTGAGTATGATCTGGTCAAGCCAGAGGATGTGCGCCGTGTGCTGGATGATTCCCGTCCGGATGTCATCATTCACCTTGCCGCTCATGTGGGAGGGATTGGTGCAAACCGCGAGCATCCTGCCGAGTTCTTCTACGACAATTTGATGATGGGCGTGCAATTGATGCACGAAGCATGGAAAAAGGGTGTAGGCAAATTCGTTGCCATTGGCACGGTATGTGCCTATCCCAAATTCACCCCCGTGCCTTTCAAGGAAGATGATTTGTGGAACGGCTACCCGGAAGAAACCAACGCGCCTTACGGGCTTGCCAAGAAGATGTTGCTGGTCATGGCGCAAGCCTACCGCCAGCAGTACGGCTTCAACGCCATCTTCCTTTTGCCGGTTAACCTGTATGGTCCTGGTGATAACTTTGACTTGCAATCCTCACACGTCATTCCGGCGATGATTCGCAAGTTCATCGAAGCCGAAGAAGCCGGAAAGGATGAGGTAGTTTTGTGGGGCGACGGTTCGCCGACACGCGAATTTCTCTATGTGGAAGATGCCGCCGAAGGCATTGTGCGGGCAACTGAAGCCTACGAGGGCTCTGATCCTGTCAACCTGGGTTCCGGGTATGAGATTCGCATCCGCGACCTGGCAGAACTGATTGCCCGCCTGACGGGCTATTCCGGAAAAATTGTCTGGGATACTACCAAGCCCAATGGTCAGCCGCGCCGAGCGCTGGATACCACCCGCGCTGAAAAGTACTTCGGCTTCCGCGCGCGTACCAACTTCGAGGAAGGACTGCAAAAGACCATTGAGTGGTACCGCCAGAACCGCCATAAGATTGCGTAA
- a CDS encoding LCP family protein, translated as MLKAVTPLYRLLVGLLLCALALSACGAEQDITARGTVFPSYAVQMPPTLSPTPSLTPLPPRSTVYPTPRFTSVTPIPSPAEPLTLPDEVMVYLLAGQDRSQPFVGRTDAIHLVFLHPRFAKAALISLAPDLFVYLPGYSMQRLSAAYPLGGARLLRETLAYNFGVRVDEWAVMRMDDFAFLVDELGGINVPVLEAIPGVCGDRIYPGQVFMNGELALCYARLRQQEQETARGLRQQALLEQMLLRLAQGGNLVRLPGIFETIAPRLDTSLSREDVVGRAALALRLSDTRRLGYFQIGENAARVWPILDNPRTIVFLPDGQAVRRVLEQAMAFISRPEAFSERIATLEFELTISPTPTPLPTDTPIPPDTPTPLPTFTRTPAPQTLTPTFTPTLAP; from the coding sequence ATGCTTAAGGCTGTGACCCCTTTGTATCGTTTGCTGGTGGGGCTTTTGCTTTGCGCACTGGCGTTGAGTGCCTGTGGGGCTGAACAGGATATCACGGCACGGGGAACCGTTTTCCCATCCTATGCGGTGCAGATGCCGCCTACCCTCTCCCCCACACCATCCCTGACCCCGCTCCCGCCTCGCAGCACTGTCTATCCTACTCCACGCTTTACCTCGGTAACTCCTATTCCATCGCCTGCCGAGCCGCTGACCCTGCCTGATGAGGTCATGGTGTATTTGCTGGCAGGGCAGGATCGCAGTCAGCCGTTTGTGGGGCGCACCGATGCTATCCATCTGGTGTTTTTGCACCCTCGTTTTGCCAAAGCGGCATTGATTTCTCTGGCACCCGATTTGTTTGTATATCTGCCGGGGTATTCCATGCAGCGTCTTTCAGCGGCGTACCCGCTGGGTGGAGCCCGCCTTTTGCGTGAAACGCTGGCATACAATTTCGGCGTCCGGGTGGACGAATGGGCGGTGATGCGCATGGACGATTTTGCGTTTCTGGTAGATGAATTAGGCGGAATCAACGTTCCTGTGCTGGAAGCCATCCCCGGGGTGTGTGGAGACCGCATCTACCCGGGGCAGGTGTTCATGAACGGTGAACTGGCGCTGTGTTACGCCCGTCTGCGTCAGCAGGAACAGGAAACTGCGCGGGGATTGCGTCAGCAGGCACTGCTGGAGCAGATGCTTCTCCGCCTGGCGCAGGGGGGCAACCTGGTGCGCTTACCCGGTATTTTTGAGACCATTGCCCCACGTCTGGATACCAGCCTGAGCCGTGAGGATGTAGTCGGTCGGGCGGCGCTGGCATTGCGGCTGAGCGATACCCGCCGGTTGGGATATTTTCAAATCGGCGAAAATGCCGCACGCGTTTGGCCAATTCTGGATAACCCTCGCACCATTGTTTTCCTGCCCGATGGGCAAGCCGTGAGGCGCGTGCTGGAGCAAGCCATGGCGTTCATCAGTCGCCCGGAAGCATTCTCGGAACGCATCGCCACGCTGGAGTTTGAACTGACCATCTCGCCTACCCCTACTCCGTTGCCTACCGATACCCCCATTCCGCCGGATACGCCCACCCCGCTTCCCACCTTTACCCGCACCCCTGCCCCGCAGACACTCACCCCAACCTTCACCCCCACACTGGCGCCCTGA